The following is a genomic window from Episyrphus balteatus chromosome 1, idEpiBalt1.1, whole genome shotgun sequence.
TGCGCACACTTTCTTCCAACCATATATTATAGCTGAGTTAGTGTATGCTTCTGACCAGATCACCTCCAGCTGATCCTCACCAGCAGCTTAACGTAATTTAAATCTTAAGATATCTATTTTCATATGTTATCAATTTACCCCCATATCCCCCTCAACTTTAACTCAAATTATTCTTCAAATTGAAGTTAATAGACAAAATTATTTGATCCCCTGCGACTTGCACATTTCTGCATCTCAtctttaatcaatttaatttctttaggTTCTTATCTATATATTACTACAAAATCTTTatttaactaaattttattttttttttttcttattttagctCTACGTTATAAATTCCTCAATGAAAACACATCatcaatatttgaaaatatttaccaCAACAATCCTAAAATTCGAGCCATTTCTATTAAAGAAATTGTCagccaaataaacaaaaagaaatatgaCCCTCAGAACTACAATCTCTTAAAAGAGGTCCTAGCTGATCGCATCAATGACGACAGTGAAAAAGTTGTAGAAGAGATTCTTAAAATACCCACCAATGTATGTGTAGACATTCTTGGAATTCAAACGTTTGTTGACAATATCATTAAAATACTTGACAAAGCAACAACCAATCCCGATAATTGGGCATATCTTCAAACTCCAGCATTACTTCATTTAACATCGAAAACTTTAGTTGAAAACTTTGACACAAATGTAATTCTTCTAGCCGTTACAAGATTTCtaattccaattaaaattaacCAAGAAAATTCCAATTACATCAAATTAATCCTAAGAAGTTCATTGGCTgataaaaaaccatttttccGAACTCTAATTGAAcgaaaaaatgacataaaattCGATTTGGTTAATTTCAAACAAGATTTTCTAAATGTTTTATCATTATCAAATGATACACCTCGGGCCGAAGACTTGGTCGAATCTATGGAAAAGAATGGAGAAAACTATATTAAAACACCAGCTCAAATGTCTCATTTTCTTATTATAGTCACAGCATGTTTCAAAACGAAGAATGATATAGAAAATGCCTTCAAAATTTATGATTTCACAATGAAGCAATGTCTCCAATTCAGAATTGCACTCTCAACAGATAAAGAGCAAAACCTCTTCAATAACGTTCCGTTGCAAAATTTTACCGAATTCCTCGATAGCATTGTTCGAGGTACAAATTTTGAGAACTTACACGATTGGAAATCCGATTCAAAATCATTGCAATTGTTCTTGAGCATTTTTAGTGTCTTAACCACAAAAGGATTTTCACCAAAATTggataaaaatgaaaagcttGAATGGACCAAGAGCTTAAGGAATATTTTCCATTCACTTTTTCCAACAACTAAACAAAAACTAAGCTTCTTGTCTCAGTTTTTAATATACGAGACCCTAAATGGCGTTGAAAACTACACTGAAACTCGCATCCGAGCTCTGCGATTGCTTGAAGTTGTTCTGAGAGGAGGACATGTTGAAGGAAACGACATAGATCTGCGTTTCATTCTGAAGACTATTGTGGCATTAAGTAGTCCATTAGCAACAGTTCGTGAATGTGCAGTGGACATTCTGCAAGCAGCAAAGGGTTTCAATGAAAATCTCTCAAATTTAATTGGAAACATTATTGAACGCAATGAAGAGATTCACTTTGATGCCGAACAAATTCCCTTGATTCTCTTTACAATTCTTACCAGTAAGCGTAACACATCAGATAATGCATTGATTAACGACATTTTGAACATTATTGACGATCCAGCTGAATATATTGAATTCAAGTCTAAAGTCTTTGAAATTCTCAAGCACATCAAAAGTGTAGACATTTTGAATTCCATGATTCCTGCAGCCTTATCGTCATTGGATAACATTCAAACAGTTGGCAATATCAAGATCCTTGATGAAGCTACCGCTAACATCTTTAGATCAGTTATAATACGATTTGATGAGAAATGTATACGCGAAGTGATAACAGCAAATCCAAAAGCATGGCAACTAATCGAGCGTTCCATTAAAATGACTAAAGTCTTTTTGAACTTGAACGGAAAGCTGACTCCAGTGCCTTCTATAACATTGCAAATCCTAGAAGAAGAAAACTACAATCAATTGCctaatgaatacaaaattaaacttttaaaacttattaTCGAGACCATATCACTTTCGGACAATGATACTCTCTTTTTGGATGTAAACAAAGCTCTCAAAAAGTGCACTCTGGATTGCAAACATGTTTTGCCACTTCTCGAGGCTATgatcaataataaaaatgaaaatgaggaactacaaaagaaaaaaagaccaGTATCTAGGGCAACTGCAGCACTCGACAACAGCCTATTGAACTCCAATCATTGGAAGGAGGGTATAGTGCTTTTGGAAATTctggaaaataaaaagaaacttcAAAATACACAAGTCTTGATTCCAGTTCTATTTGATACTCTTAAACGATGCCTGGATATGGAAATCCAATCAACAGCTGAATACTCGAAACAACTTATTCTTTCAGCTCTTTTGCACTGCTGCCAAAAGTCTAAAGCAGAAAATCTCCTAAATACAATTTCTGAAAGCACATTCAGAATTGATTTGATTGTACAATGCATTCGAGTGACACAAAATCCACAAACCCACTATAATGCCCTGCTGTTTCTTTCCCACTGTGCTATCCTCTTCCCACAACAAGTATTGCATAACTTAGTCGATATCTTTACCTTCATGGGATCTTCAATTACTAGACACGATGATGCATTCAGTTTCCAAATTATATCGAATATTGTCGAATCAATCATACCGATTCTGGTGGGAGACAACAAGTCCAAGGTTGATAAAAATAAACGGGTTGTccctgttttgaaaattttctctgATATTCTATTAGATGTCCCAGAACACCGAAGGACACCCCTCTACACCAAACTACTATCAATTTTGGGTGCTGAAGAATATTTCTGGCTATTCCTTTGTGTTGTCTTTGAATCCCATGTCATTAGTGAAGCAAAGAACAAGTCGAACAAGTCCACTTCGGCTGGAGAGAAACTTCCAAAGCGAATAGAAGtagttttgaaattattaaatgAATTCAGCACAACTGTATCCATTAAAACCTGTATTTCACTGCTGGATTATGTGAAAAGGCTTCCAATGGATAAAGATAAAGAAGGTACCACAACCGTACAATCAACTTTAGAAGACAACGATTTGTTTAATGTGAAAACAAGAGATGCCAAGCAACTTCGACACTACAAATATTTGATTCTCCAGTTTGTGTCCACATTTACTTCGTCAGTTGACTTTTTAACAGCCATTTCCATTCTTACTGAAGACGAAATCAGACAAAACAAATCCCTCTATCaacatttaattataaaaactttgAGTTATATTCCAGATGTGACTCAGGCTATTGAGAAAAGCAAAGACAATACTCAAGTTAAGTTTTGGAAAGTCATTCTACACCATTGTTACGATGCTTTGGATAATATAATCTCGCTACTATCGCCAGATATGTTCTTAATTgctgttttcaatttaatgcaacaCAAAATGCTAACCATACGCAAGAAAGTTATTGAACTTCTTATTGGCAAATTACAAAAGAATAGTAATTATTTCATAGATTGTGTCGACGAAAATGTACTGAATGTATTAAACTCTTTATGCGAAGCAATTGGAGCTATAGCTCCCAAAGATCTTAGCAAGAACTCACCAGCACCGGTTGGAAATGAAACCATTTTGGTGCAACAAGTTGCATTGATTGCAATCAAATTACTTTCCAAAATGTTTGCCCTAAAGCACAAGGAACAATTTAAGAATATTTTAGAACACTTGACTGAAATTACCAAGAAACGTGCTCGCTTGTCGAAGGTTATTATAGCAACGGTAATTTTAACTCTTGTTGAggtaatttcaaatttgaaagtACATGGAGTTGTACATCTGCCGAAGTTTATGCCGCATGTGGTTGATGCGTTACAAGATCAATCAAGTATTT
Proteins encoded in this region:
- the LOC129921024 gene encoding HEAT repeat-containing protein 1 homolog, translating into MTSLSQQLRRLAVPQTSNLVDLKKRPSILFEPDVAATKDKKTIYDLGCQGISELIALNSAFKQFEDTLFEQTSLNVERAVEDPAFNVKLNRNIKKFFHHLSPYFMLRSSHLCLEWLIRRYMVHEYNKDDFVALIIPYHETNIFVKCVQIMKIKTPSDPWHFLYPLQRPGVPLPKSTIFTRAGVEPSFLKFVCNNVVDATKELGNRAPTLQCLINFYCSVVIGALESRKRVEEWHITSILPSLIRGMKSGVTDFISASFMITTQLVNKTHLTPKLLNQLIIHIWKVDCEALQNTSILLLNWIAKTHVDVLTHFPQTGFLEFIEKKWVNNTINTLSREGISMLYLTIPLINTAFQILQNDIANADTCKQYIENLLYEVQFTNQSARKIIKCILMGLSVKKSDDKKALKDGDVIDLESDDEMPSQENVMRWFTKILGILERQYPNDMDVVIKKAMEDGSGAKSKNAIQAVLALRYKFLNENTSSIFENIYHNNPKIRAISIKEIVSQINKKKYDPQNYNLLKEVLADRINDDSEKVVEEILKIPTNVCVDILGIQTFVDNIIKILDKATTNPDNWAYLQTPALLHLTSKTLVENFDTNVILLAVTRFLIPIKINQENSNYIKLILRSSLADKKPFFRTLIERKNDIKFDLVNFKQDFLNVLSLSNDTPRAEDLVESMEKNGENYIKTPAQMSHFLIIVTACFKTKNDIENAFKIYDFTMKQCLQFRIALSTDKEQNLFNNVPLQNFTEFLDSIVRGTNFENLHDWKSDSKSLQLFLSIFSVLTTKGFSPKLDKNEKLEWTKSLRNIFHSLFPTTKQKLSFLSQFLIYETLNGVENYTETRIRALRLLEVVLRGGHVEGNDIDLRFILKTIVALSSPLATVRECAVDILQAAKGFNENLSNLIGNIIERNEEIHFDAEQIPLILFTILTSKRNTSDNALINDILNIIDDPAEYIEFKSKVFEILKHIKSVDILNSMIPAALSSLDNIQTVGNIKILDEATANIFRSVIIRFDEKCIREVITANPKAWQLIERSIKMTKVFLNLNGKLTPVPSITLQILEEENYNQLPNEYKIKLLKLIIETISLSDNDTLFLDVNKALKKCTLDCKHVLPLLEAMINNKNENEELQKKKRPVSRATAALDNSLLNSNHWKEGIVLLEILENKKKLQNTQVLIPVLFDTLKRCLDMEIQSTAEYSKQLILSALLHCCQKSKAENLLNTISESTFRIDLIVQCIRVTQNPQTHYNALLFLSHCAILFPQQVLHNLVDIFTFMGSSITRHDDAFSFQIISNIVESIIPILVGDNKSKVDKNKRVVPVLKIFSDILLDVPEHRRTPLYTKLLSILGAEEYFWLFLCVVFESHVISEAKNKSNKSTSAGEKLPKRIEVVLKLLNEFSTTVSIKTCISLLDYVKRLPMDKDKEGTTTVQSTLEDNDLFNVKTRDAKQLRHYKYLILQFVSTFTSSVDFLTAISILTEDEIRQNKSLYQHLIIKTLSYIPDVTQAIEKSKDNTQVKFWKVILHHCYDALDNIISLLSPDMFLIAVFNLMQHKMLTIRKKVIELLIGKLQKNSNYFIDCVDENVLNVLNSLCEAIGAIAPKDLSKNSPAPVGNETILVQQVALIAIKLLSKMFALKHKEQFKNILEHLTEITKKRARLSKVIIATVILTLVEVISNLKVHGVVHLPKFMPHVVDALQDQSSILQNQAPDNVCIALITGVQKLFEAMPLFLGPYVVGIVSALSTIWFRTKQGDNEQEQKRLATISKLESIWKKIATEVPARILIPNCEKAYYSLMSEGNFPSISYLMKLFFECVSNASNSDLSAVQLELTNFFLKCLEFRAQMSSSGGSTSMDDICTTEMEIINAFVAWILKLSESSFRPVYKKVYDWGFEKDGPKERVLTYFILNKCISDSLKSLFVLFSSDFIQDAAQLLSTCNTSKSPVLYFENSDQLNVELLKNILSTLGNIFLYDTKGFSNSHRFDILMQPIVDQMENKLILENEELQQILLLCTGQLAVAVSSDVLWKQLHYQILLKTRSNVPEVRILAFNCCVELARKLGDDFTSLLPETVPFVAELFEDENALVVKNSRRAVQELETILGESLQKYL